The region CGGCACTTTGCTGCTGACCACGGCGGCGGCCCGTCCGCTGGCCATTGGCGGCGCGCTGCAAAGCGCAAGCGTAGGCACCCGCGTTATCGGGGGCAATGAGATGCTGGCGGTATGGACCCTCCCGCGCCTTGGGGTCAGCGTCCGCAACGACCCGCTGGACCTGCGGCTGCTGCTCGGAGGCCGCGAACTGCGCTACTCGCCCGACACCGGCTGGCAGGCCCTGGGGTTTGCCCTGAGCGCACCGCTGCCTGTGCCGCAAATTACCGATGGCAGTCTGTATGTTCCGCTGCAGGCCCTCCTGGCCCTGAACGTTGGCGTGCTGGCCGACACCCCTGACCTGCTGGACATCAGGGCGCCGGCCAGTGTACCCACCACAACGTTGCCGCCTACCCGGCCGGCCCCAGGGACTGTAGCGACAACTCCTGTGTCCCCTTCCCCGGCCGCTCCGGCGCCCGTCCCACCGGCCTCTGCGGCTCCTGTGGCCCCGCCCGCACCGGCCTTCACGCCTGTTGCACGCCTGGATACCGTACGGATCAGCCGGACACTCCACCGCACGGTAGAGGTGCAGCGCGTGGTGCTGGAGCTGAGTGGGCTGGCGCCGCACAGCGTCACCCGGGAGGCACGCGGCCTGAGGGTGTCGCTGCCTGGCGTGAGCGCCCAGAGCAGCGTCCAGACCCTGCCCTCTGGCGACACGCTGAGCGTCACCCAGACCGCTACAGGCACCAACGTGGCCCTGGCCACAGGCGGCGGCCGCAGCGAGATCTTTACGCTGGAGAACCCTCACCGTGTGGTGATCGACACGACCACCTACACCGACACCCGGGTGCCGCCGCCCATCAACCCCGACCAGCTGCCGACCGGGGTGACCTACCGGCACAGCGGCAACCTGCACCTGCTGAGTTTCGACCCGGCACGCTTCCAGGCGCGGGTGGTCAGCGCCCCGCAGGGCCGCGCCATGGACGTGGCCCAGCTGGTCAAGGGGGCTGGAGCGGTTGCTGGGGTCAACGGCGGGTACTTCGACCCGGCCAGCAGCCTCCCGGTGGATCTGGTGGCTGTCGGGGGCCTGATGACCGCCGGCAGCCTCGAAAAACGCGCCACCGTAGGCTTTACCGCACAGGGCGAGCCCCTCTTTGGGTACCCCCGGCCCCGCTATGTGCTCAGTGGCTCCTGGGGAACCGTCACCGTCAATGCTGTGCGCAGCCGGGCCACGCCCAGCCTGCTGACGGCCTTCGTGGGAGACGGACGCACCGCCGTGGGAGCCGATACATTGACCACGCTGTATCTGCAGCCAGGGGCGACCAGCGTTACTCGGGCGCTGAGCGGCGTTAATACTCCTCCAGCCGGCACACTGGCCTTTACCTTTGACCCGGCCCGGTACCCGCAGCTGCCACGTGCTGCCGGGCAGCCGCTCAGTGCCGCCCTGAACTGGCAGGCCAGTGACGCCCCCTGGCCTACCGCCCAGGACGCGCTGAGCGCCGGCCCGCTGCTGCTGCAGGGTGGCCGGGTGGTTCTGAACCCGGCACGCGAGGATTTTGACACCCGGACCAACATCTGGCGGCCGACCCGGCAGGTGGCCTTTGGCACGCTGAATGGTCAGCCGACCATTGCGTATCTGGAACACGGCACACCGGAAGCCTTTGCCGCAGCGCTGGCCAGGGCCGGAATGCAGGACGCCGTACGTCTCGACAGTGGCAGCAGCGCCACCGCATACCTGTCTGGCGGCTACGCCGATCTGGGAGGCTACCTGAATACAGTCTGGAGCCGCCCAGTGCCGAACGCGATCGTGTTCGTGCCCAAAACGAATACTGCGCGGACGAAGTAGAGGGCAGCCTCAGAGCCAGTCTTTTCAGCAGAGCGCTTCTGAACGACAAGTCGCTTCCCCTGCAGAGGCAGGCGCCCGCAGCATGAGGGTGCTGCCTTCGGGCGCGCCCCCAAATGCCGCCTCGTGCATGCCAGCTGCCTCCTCTATCCCGCCCAGATTCGCCTGAGCACCAAGTTGCTGGAGTTGAAACGAGCTCCAGAGATGTCGCAGTGTCAACGCCTGTTTGTGCCTGTCCCGCCCGCAGGTCACAGGACAGACAGGCGCGTTGAGCCATTGCAGAGCCCACCAGGAGCCCTTTATGTCCGACCCTGAGAACCAGAAAATCAGAACTCTGATTGCCAGGGCGGACTCGCTGGTGGTGACGGACCCACAGCTGGCCATGACCACGGCTGAGCAGGCCATTGCCCTGGCTCATGACGCCGGTGACCAGGAGGGCTACGGCCAGGGACTGTGCAGCTATGCGGCCACGCTGTTTTTCCAGTCGAAGTATTCCGAAGCACATCAGGCGTTCAGGGAAGCGCAGCAGGTCGGCGAGGCCCAGGCCGATCAGAGGCTGATGGCACGTGCGGTCAATGGTCTGGGCATCACGTCCCCTCAAGGTACGACCCATAAGTCCGCTGTTCACCCCTGATGCTGCCAAGAAAAAGCCCGCTTGAAGCGGGCTTTTTATCCTTATTGAGCGGTTGTCCTGCTCATGTGATCAAGCTCAGTTGTCGTTGTTATTTCGAGCTGGTCGAGCTTCCGCTGGCATTCAAGCCCAGGTTAAGCACGCTGGTCAGGCCACCCATCAGGCTGCCACTGCTCGGGCCGTTCGAGCTGCTGCTGGCCAGCCCTAACGCGGCACCCAGTGCGGCGTTCGTACCCACATTCAGTCGGCTTTCACTGCTGGAGATGCTGCCATCCCCATTTCTGTGGCTGCTCTGGCCACTGGCGCTGACTTCAGCGCTTAACCCTGCGCCCACAGCGCCCAGGAGACTGGCATTGCTCTGGCCTCCGTTTTGTCCACTGGAGCTCTGGGCATTCCCACTGAGAACAGTGGTTACGCCTGCACCCACTTTGACATCCACATTGCCGCTGCTGCTTGTCTCGGCGGACGCAGCACTAACGCTGAGGGCGAGGGCGGTCAGGGCGGTCATGATCTTGGTCTTGTTCATGGTGGTTCCTCCTGTGACCTATGGTGCGCGCTGCCGGTGGCGTGACGTTGAGAGAATCAGCCGCCACCTTGGGTGTTGAGCAACCCATGCTCATATATCCAGATGCATGAAACCGAGGAAACAGCTTGAAGTGCGTCAAAAGTGCACAGGACAAAGTGATCCGGGTTCCTGAGAAGCCGGTTGAATCGGAGGAGCTACAAAAAAAAGGGTGATCCAAACGTCGTTAAATTGATACGTGCCTCTTGTATTTGGTCGCACCGCTGGTCTGCACCGCTGGCCGGGACACCGTAGGTAATGAGCGTGTTTTTAGGCTGCATGAACGCTGCGCGCCCAGCTGGCGCATTTGATACGCCGTTTCCTCTTTTTCTGCTGGCGTCAATCTCTCCTGGAAACAGTCGCCTGACGCTTATTCACCGCTACAATTCGTCATTCCCCTCAAGGTACGACCCCGCTTTCCCGAAACCCTCTGCTGGGGCTCCGCCGTTGCCAGCAACTCCAGCAGACGCACGTAGGCGTGCGCGGTGACCTGGACGTCACCGAAACTGCGGTGTCGACCGCCCGGCGCGAAATTCAGCCCCAGACGCTCGGCCAGCACGGTCAGGTTATGGGCACGCTCTTTGGGAAAGGCTCTGCGGGAAAGCTGCACCGTACAGTGCTCGCCTGCCGGGGCCCAGACCATTCCCAGGCGGCGGGCCTGGGCGCGCATAAACCCGCAGTCGAATCCCACATTGTGGGCCACCACAGCCGAGTCCCCCACAAACTCCAGGAATTCCGGCAGGACCTCCTCGATTGTTGGTGCGCTGCGGACCATCTCGTTGCTGATGCCATGCACCCGCTGGGCATGCCAGGGAATCATCAGGCGCTCGCCTGCGGCGTTGGTGGGCCGGACCAGCGTCTCGTATCTGAGGTGTTCGTGCACCTGCCCATTCACGACTCGAAGGGCACCGATCTCCACAATCCCGTCCCGTTCCGGGGAGAGGCCGGTGGTTTCCAGGTCGAACACGACAACGTTCACGCCTGCAGGGTAGCGCGCAGGAGACGCGCGAGGGGTCTGGAGCAGATCAGCGGACCGGCAACGGCTCGTAGGCGGTCTTGACGGCACCGTTGGCAAAGGCAGACTGGCAGCTGTGCAGAGACTGACCTCCTGGCGACCTGAGACGCTCCTGTCCTCCAAGCTGACTCTGACCTTCACCGTCCGGCCGTCTTGCGAGAAAGGGGAAGCCGACGGGGTGTACCGACCAGCAACCACACCTCCTTGTCCGGCAGGTGTGCTCTGACCTCCTGGCCGCTTTGAACAAATCCGGGCTCGTACCGGATTCATGCGTGGATCTCGGTACGGTGCTCACTCTTGGACTGGACCATCAAATCACTGCGTGCGGCCTTGCCGACCAGCCGAAAGAGAGCTTCAGATGCCGGCGGGCATATGCGCCTGCATAAGTGCACTCACCGCGTCCTCCTTGCCCTTGGCTTCCACCTCAATCCAGGGCACGTCGGCATACGCACTGGGCAACTGCGTAATCAGGTGGCTGTGCCGCCGGTCCTGCGGACCATCGATGCCATTGCTGAGATGCACGACCTGCCATTCGGGCGGCGTCCAGGTATTTCGGGCAGCCAGCACCCACAGGCGCACGCTGGGGTCTTCCTGATCAGGCAGCCGTTCACGGACCACATGGTGATGGGCGTCAAAGACCAATGGCGTGCCTGTGGCCTCACACACCGGCAGCAGGTCCTGGGGACCGTAAGCGCGCTCATCATTTTCCAGGCCCAGGCGTGGGCGGACCGATTCCGGCAGGTCGGGGATCAGGGCCTGCAACTCAGCGGCGCGCCCACCTTTGCCGCCGTGCAGCAGCAGCAGGTTCCACGTACTGCGCTCCAGCCCCAGGCCGTCCATCACCCGGGCGTGGGTGGTCAGCGCCGCCAGACTGGAGGCCCGGACTTCGGGACGCTCACTGTTCAGCACAATGAACTGTTCAGGATGCATCAGGACGCGAATTCCGGCTGTCCGGAACGCTTCCCCCGCCTCGCGCAACGGCCCGGCCAATGAGGAAAGCACGGCCTCGCCCGTGTCGTCCCCTGCAAGGTCGAGCATCGGGAACAGACTGGAGCTCATACGGTACAGGCGGATGCCGCGCGCGGCGCAGTAGGCGGCGGCGCCACGCAACCGGGCAATATTGTCGGAGTACAGGTCCAGCAGCTTCGCCTCGCGCTCCGCCGGGCTCAGCATCCGGTAACGGCTGAGGGTCACGGTCCGGAAGCGCACCTCCGGACCCACCGTGAGGCATACCAGTCCGTAGGCCGGCGCCCCGGTCATGCTGGTCTCCGCGCCGCGCGGCGGCAGCGGTCGGAACAGTACCGGACCTGATCCCAGTCACGCGCCCACTTGCGCCGCCAGGTAAACGGCAGCCCGCACCCGGCGCAGATCTTGCTGGGCCGCTCAGACGGCCTGCGCCCACCGCCGAAGCTTTTTTCAGGCCATGTGCCCTTCTCAGCCATGGGGCCACTCCGGGGTTCGCTGCGCGTGTCTATGGAGCTCATGTGCCGTGTTACAGGAGGGCTTGTAGGTCAGGACCTGCGGTTCCGGGGCTCCGGACACTTCCAGGGTAGTGAGGTGTGACAATTTCACCATGAGGTCGGCAGGATGATTTTGCCTCTGCCCTGCACTCCATCCGCTGCCGTGGAACATCTGCTCCAGAGCTGCCGGGCCGTGGACGTCTTCCGTGTCCGTACACCGCCAGCGGAACGATCCAACCAGAGCGCGGCCCAGCGTGGTCTTTCCACTATCAGCCACGCCTACTACCACCTGTCTCATGGACTCCAGTCTGCCTCAACCAGGGGATACCTACCGTGGCACGGCCCGCATCTTTCGGCGGACGACCTGGTTCAGAGCTGTGCGAAAGGCTGAAGGTATGGCTCGGTGGCGAAGCGCGGCGGTCATTCTTGGAGTGTTCGTGAGCCGGCAGCTGCACTGTTGTATCTGCGCTGGTGTGTCTTTGCGCTGATGATCGTTGGTCTGCTGTGGGCCTCTTCGGCGTGGCCACTGAGCAGTTGGGGGATTGCCCGCTATGACGCCCTGCTGGCGGGATTCTGCTGGCCCAGCTAGGACTGCTCTGGGCGCGCATCGAGTCCCAGCGCGAGGCAGCTGTGGTGCTAGCTTTCCACGCTCTGGGCTTTGCACTGCTGGTCTTCAAGGTCTGGCTGGGCAGCTGGGCCTACCCTGAAAAAGCTCACAGCAAAATCCTTGCCGTCCCGCTCTACGCGGGGTTCATGTACGCCAGTGTAGGCAGTGACATGGCGCAGGCATGGCAGCAGTTCGGGCTGCACCTGTCGGGCCTTCCCAGCTCCGGGTGCAAATCGGGCTGACGGGCGCTGTCTACCTCAATTTCTTTACGCACCACTTCGGGCCCGACCTGAGGTATGCGCTGACGGTGGTACTGATGGTGGCCTTCCGCCGTGCTCAGGTGAGGTTCAACGTAGCCGGGTATGCCCGGCAGATGCCGCTCCTTATAGCGTTCGCGCTGATCGGACTCTTCGTATTTATCGCTGAAACCGCAGCCACCTACCTGGGTGCCTGGGTCTATCCACACCAGCAGCAAGGCTGGCAGCCGGTCCATCCGGGCAAGTGGCTGGCCTGGACCCTGCTGATGGTCGTGGCATTTCTGATCGTTTCAGAGCTCAAAACCTGGGAGGCGCGGCGGGCAGCTGCGCTGAGCACCGACCCTAGAGCAGGCGACCAGAATCGGCGGGGTCAGTCTCGGGCGGATCAGGCGCGCGAACCGGCACCCCGCGCGCGTTGAGAGCCTCGCGCAGCATGGGAATGTTCTTTAAGGCATGCCCCCGGGTCGTGTTCTCAGGAATCACCCTTTGTAGGTCACTTTCTGCCAAGTTCACCACCAGCTTGATATCAGCGGTATTCCCCTTACCCAGCGGCGCGTTGAAGTCGGCATAGAACCGAATACCCAGCCTGAACAGCACCGTGTTCACCCCGTCCCAATCACCTGCTTCAACCAGCCCTCTTAGCTTTGCCAGACCCTCTGCCAGTTCACCAGCCAAACGGGTGACAGTCTCAGGCAGGTAAGCGGTCAGCAAGTCCTCTGGCTTGCCCTCTAAGGGGCTAGCAGCAGCGCGTCTGGGGGAAGATACCCTGACACCACTGAAGGTACCTTCACGTCCTTTAGAGAGGGAAGTGTGCTGTCTCAATACCCTCTTGAATACTAGGTTCAGTGATTCAATCAATTCTTCTGTCACTTCCAGACCAGAAGCCTTCAACATGGCTTCAAGCTTTTCAGCCTTCTGCTTGTGTTCTGCAATGATTCTGTTGGATAAGGCAATCTCTTTGTCAAGTTCGGCAAGCTTCTCAGCGTTGGCGGCAATGAAGGCAGCAACGTCTACCCCTTCCATCAATGCCAGCTTGTTGACGGTGTTAACCAGTTCATCCTTCTTCTTTGCGGCGGAATTCCTGATGCTAATGGCCGACTTGATGCCCGCGTGAAAGTTGACTACTTTTGCCACAACCTTAGTCAGTTCCTTGGCGTAGTTCTCAGTCGTGCCAAGCGTAGATGCCTCATCCACGAATTCCAGCAGCTTCTTCGTCAGTTCGGTGTACCTGAAGGACTTGCCACATTCAGCGCTGCCGTGTTTGCCCGTGTTCCTGTAGCTGGCCTGAATGACCTTCCTGTGACCAGTACAGACCACGATGAAGGTCTTGTACTGTTCTCCGTTGCGCTTCAGGGTCTTCTTGGTCTTGAACCTGACCCCTGCCTTTTCTCCGCAATGGCTACAAA is a window of Deinococcus deserti VCD115 DNA encoding:
- a CDS encoding PolC-type DNA polymerase III is translated as MNVVVFDLETTGLSPERDGIVEIGALRVVNGQVHEHLRYETLVRPTNAAGERLMIPWHAQRVHGISNEMVRSAPTIEEVLPEFLEFVGDSAVVAHNVGFDCGFMRAQARRLGMVWAPAGEHCTVQLSRRAFPKERAHNLTVLAERLGLNFAPGGRHRSFGDVQVTAHAYVRLLELLATAEPQQRVSGKRGRTLRGMTNCSGE
- a CDS encoding recombinase family protein translates to MDAREAGFANRFAVYTRVSTAGQADNTSPEAQYEACKAYGLSQGWELLEGHWFHETVSGTKKGADRDILSSLMDLVESKTIKHVVIRKVDRIAREQAVLKEIIMAVYAAGGKVSIADKGMTYQTYRQCAKDVKFESFFAEMEREGIVEKNWEGRINQFKKGSSVMKLPYGYISKQDESRKDKFKLVVINPSEADALVDFLTVFADCRSIKKAIDHASARGYRTRSGKPYTHHFFRDTLKLLDQYNGQHFQQTYSFFDEVETRTFHYPKVVSDDLYHRVKEAQTLKTKADNDHYNGTRPYQGLVFCSHCGEKAGVRFKTKKTLKRNGEQYKTFIVVCTGHRKVIQASYRNTGKHGSAECGKSFRYTELTKKLLEFVDEASTLGTTENYAKELTKVVAKVVNFHAGIKSAISIRNSAAKKKDELVNTVNKLALMEGVDVAAFIAANAEKLAELDKEIALSNRIIAEHKQKAEKLEAMLKASGLEVTEELIESLNLVFKRVLRQHTSLSKGREGTFSGVRVSSPRRAAASPLEGKPEDLLTAYLPETVTRLAGELAEGLAKLRGLVEAGDWDGVNTVLFRLGIRFYADFNAPLGKGNTADIKLVVNLAESDLQRVIPENTTRGHALKNIPMLREALNARGVPVRAPDPPETDPADSGRLL
- a CDS encoding phosphodiester glycosidase family protein, which codes for MKGTSSFRRRRLLKLALLSGTLLLTTAAARPLAIGGALQSASVGTRVIGGNEMLAVWTLPRLGVSVRNDPLDLRLLLGGRELRYSPDTGWQALGFALSAPLPVPQITDGSLYVPLQALLALNVGVLADTPDLLDIRAPASVPTTTLPPTRPAPGTVATTPVSPSPAAPAPVPPASAAPVAPPAPAFTPVARLDTVRISRTLHRTVEVQRVVLELSGLAPHSVTREARGLRVSLPGVSAQSSVQTLPSGDTLSVTQTATGTNVALATGGGRSEIFTLENPHRVVIDTTTYTDTRVPPPINPDQLPTGVTYRHSGNLHLLSFDPARFQARVVSAPQGRAMDVAQLVKGAGAVAGVNGGYFDPASSLPVDLVAVGGLMTAGSLEKRATVGFTAQGEPLFGYPRPRYVLSGSWGTVTVNAVRSRATPSLLTAFVGDGRTAVGADTLTTLYLQPGATSVTRALSGVNTPPAGTLAFTFDPARYPQLPRAAGQPLSAALNWQASDAPWPTAQDALSAGPLLLQGGRVVLNPAREDFDTRTNIWRPTRQVAFGTLNGQPTIAYLEHGTPEAFAAALARAGMQDAVRLDSGSSATAYLSGGYADLGGYLNTVWSRPVPNAIVFVPKTNTARTK
- the uvsE gene encoding UV DNA damage repair endonuclease UvsE, with the protein product MTGAPAYGLVCLTVGPEVRFRTVTLSRYRMLSPAEREAKLLDLYSDNIARLRGAAAYCAARGIRLYRMSSSLFPMLDLAGDDTGEAVLSSLAGPLREAGEAFRTAGIRVLMHPEQFIVLNSERPEVRASSLAALTTHARVMDGLGLERSTWNLLLLHGGKGGRAAELQALIPDLPESVRPRLGLENDERAYGPQDLLPVCEATGTPLVFDAHHHVVRERLPDQEDPSVRLWVLAARNTWTPPEWQVVHLSNGIDGPQDRRHSHLITQLPSAYADVPWIEVEAKGKEDAVSALMQAHMPAGI
- a CDS encoding DUF2256 domain-containing protein, with product MSSIDTRSEPRSGPMAEKGTWPEKSFGGGRRPSERPSKICAGCGLPFTWRRKWARDWDQVRYCSDRCRRAARRPA